The DNA region TAAAactaatgtttttgttattttaaaaaatcagcaCCTACCTCATACCTGGGAACAAAGATAGGTCATGtatgtgaaattaaaaaaaaaaaaaaaaaacaccttacattatataatgtaatgtattaaGAATTTTCAGAATCACTCTTGAATTGAGTGTTTTCTAGTGAGTAATAATGAAACTAGAACTAACACAACAAACGTTTTACTATTGTTTGTTATGGGACCGAGGATATGTTGTATCTTTTCAAGTTAACTATGCAAATGCTTTCCcaactgttcttttttttttctttaagaaGCCGACGATAAGTGTTTTCTAGAaatatggactttttttttttttcaacattctGTTATAAACCTTTTTACCTCTCAAATATGAAGCGTATGAGCAGGAAGCCTACGGTGAAGGGGATGGTGGCGTACAGGTGTGAGGCTTTGGCGTAGACCCGGCCCTCCTTGTCCTCCAGGTCTGCCCATGTTAGGTTCCCTGGGAGCCACAGACGATCCCACCAGAACAACTCGTATACAGAGACCAGcatcctacacacacacacacacacacacacccccacacacacatacacacgcttTAAGGGAAACATTACATTGGCTTACAGTGGATACTACTGAACTTTAACCATACTCGCCTAACCTTGAGTgcattatgacttggtttggtgggtagTACCTGTGACATTTATGTATATCATGACGATGTAAAGAcagattaacaaaataaaagggttgtcatttatttatccaATCATAGTGTAACGTAATTTAGACACGTTTTGGCCCTtcttatggttgctaggtaatagGTATGCTGTCTCTGTCCAGTCAGGAAGATCAATTATAAActtgttattatattttaaaaatgtatataattatattaaCTCGTTTTATAGAAATGTCTTTAACGTATataaatgtgcagtttaaccTAAACCCAAACCATAACCTATTTTAGCttatatctgaactttaaattgTGTTGACGAGCTAATAACAAAGGATTTACATCATAGGGACCCgtttacacatacatacacgtGTTtggtttccatgctttttgaGAACATTGCactgacttacattcatttcctagAGGCCAATCCTAATATTAAttacctaaccttaacctatttcatatctgaactttaagccatgttgttaTGGTTGTTACGTCATGGTTTGTGTCCCAATAAGGAAGagaagtataaatataaatatagtgTGTACAAAGTTTAGCCCCCCCAGTGTGATAAATACTTGCCACATGTATTCACACATTATGCTGTGTTTtcatactttttgggggatattCATTTCAGGATTCTAACAATAAAGGATTAAATCATGGTGACCTGATGTGTTTCCCGATAAGAAAGACAGACCCTCCATGAATTGAGCATATACAATTTTATCCCCCATAATGTGACAAgtacccacccacacacacttaacacaggACCATCACAACACTACAGAACTCTATCATATACTGACGTCACATGTCCCGCCTCGCACCGCATGGCTCTATTGACAAAGCAAATATTGACACAGAGATCACTCCCTTGTTCCCAGCTAATTCAAAGAGTTGCAGTCTGGGTGTCTTTTTAAAGTTAGTTAAAACGACTCTGGTGTGGATTCAAACGCTGCTTAAAATGTGTCTATATCCTGCCTGACATCTGAGCCGTTAAATTCTGCGAAGAGACCTGACCAGTGTTTCCCATATCAACAGTCTTATCTGAGGCGTAttgacacaacacacagagcGACCATATCCGTCCAGGATTTTAACTGCCACATCACACTAAAGCAGAGAAGCACCATTGTTttctattttagtttatttcaatttaaaataatataaatgcaACAACTCTACAAAAATGCaattccatgttataatgtttttacgtTGTCTCACTATTTTCACTAATCGgattttgttaaaggtgcactgaggAGCTTTTCTGGTAAGAGGGTttgaccacctgcttgtctcatgttgctttgccttgaatattccaTAATACACCATTAaactgtgtgttgtttttattgcaaacagaacacactgaaaaacatgcatccttccTGACAGCGAGCTCatctatccacagatctgacctataacttggctgGGTGTtgtcacccgcttgtctccatggagatagacaagtttaatgctatactttaatagacaaagcaataacttccccatggagacaagcaaacagaccctccaccacaaaggttacacagtgcaccttaaaagATTGATAAGTTGTGCTTTTTTCTATCATTCCCAGTCTGAGATCATATTAAGACCAGTTATAAACCGGGTTAAGACTTGGTAGAGTCCTGGTATTGtctcagtttagacctggtttagtctcaagACCTGGTGGTTAGATAATGGTATAAGGCAGAATATTATAACTGGCATTCACTGGTCAACAGAAACATTTACCGGTACATTAGTATTTACAGCTTAATACATTGAAATAACTTGTATTCTGAATGCAGTGTTACTAAAGAGTTCACTAAAAACAACGTTATATCTTTCAACCTAAGTTAACTAtgcagatgttgttttttttctatttgtcaTCTATCTATTTCTCATATATTATTCTGTTTGATAAGTTATGCCCAGGCGCTACTGTTATTACCACAGGTGGCCTTCTACATAAAACCCACCATTTTACCTCCAAATATATAGTCCTTTCTCGCAGTCTACTTGAGAAGTTGTAAAAAGAGACAGACTTACCTGCTGCAGTGGAGAGCCCTGGATCCTAAGAGTTAGTCCTGGATTTTCAGCTCTGCTCCCAGCCGCAGATCTTTTGTTTGACATTCTTCTGGTCACACCCATGCGGACACGATCACCTGGGAACCCCCCCTGTGGAGAGTGCAAACACAAAAGGCTCAGTTATATGGGCCCGTATCTGGTGACGCCACTCACCAACACAGGTGTACAATAATACAACTACAACTATAGCACAGCAAGAATCACACCTGTAGTCAGAGCTGGGCAGTGcttaattacatttactttttgaagaaattggGTAACACTATGACCATATGTTAaacaatcccagtaaaccatgaACAAAGaacattcataatgaacaaataatgtattaagaatgattcaggcttagtaaccttttaattaatacataaacTCCTAAGCCTTTAATTACTAAGCcttaatcattcttaataaactaataaactaggAATTAAGTCCTTATCCGTACCGTTGTTCCATACACAATATCTTTCACATAGCCCCatagaaagattttttttttttcataaccaCTCAGTAAATCGAATTAATATAGCTTAACaaatgtcttaatttttttttttttttttttttttttttttttttattgtaaagacaCTTGGACACCCTGTAGACCTGATCTTTTAAACAGCTGAAAgatgaataaaactgaatgaAATTGTTTAAACCCACAATTAGCATCATCTGTATATTCTCTGAGGCAAGTCAGAGCAGATGATCAGGGCTGTTCGGGAAATAGGAGTGCTGGGGGTGCAAGAGCACCCCCTGCTAGATTCCCCGGGAATTTCTATCATTTGATCCTAGCTTACTATTAGGAGTATCaaacattaattaaacaagTAAATAGCCAATTAGAACAACACATTCATTCCCATTCATAATgtatcaattattattatttttaccttttatgtTTCAaaccttttattgtattttttatatttatatacatatatatacagtttatggagaTCAAGATTTTCTATTCATAGGTTTCAGACAAACCATTCCTTCCTGATCTGAACTTTGTGAGACTTTGTGAgaacctttccccattcaatacatatattttgatttgcatTGCTTAATCGCTAAGTCAACGGAGGAAGGTTGCTGTAGCTTGAAACCCATGTATAGTGTCCacaaaactctctctctctttgtgtacGGAGAGATGAATATCGTCCTCTTCATTGCAGATGTTGGTCAGCCTAGTGTTTACAAGACCCAGATGTTGTGGACCTCCTTCTTGTGAACACTGGAATATGTTTGACTCATTTTGGCTTGTTTGGCTTCAGTAGCTTAGACACCCTTGAAAACTGCACCCGGAGAGGACGAGGAATCAGCCTGCCAAGGAAGGACTTGAAGgcaaaccctaacccttaatCAGCGTGTTCTCTCCGTCAATGTAGGAGACTATATGACTGGttttggcagccattttgtgcagatttttggCTTTGCTGCAGTCTCCTTCTTCAGATCGGCTCTTTCTTCATTGTGAATACTCTCCTCATTGACAGCCTTATTTTCACTTGAGATTTCAGATGATATCCGATTCGAACCAACTATTATTTCTTCTGGAGATGTCTCATGGCTGCTAGCACCCATTGAATGCCCCAGAATCTCTGTATCTCCATTGGCGCTTGAATGTATAGTGGACTTTTCAGGCACAACTGGAATCTCACCACCGAGATTTAGTTATAGGTAGGTTGGTGTCACTCCCAACTGCAGATTCAAATAAGATGGGAGGACTTGCGATGAAAACAATATTGTCCTCTGAAGCACAAGTGACCTTAGTGATCTTATGGCTTTCTCGATTTTTGTCATGTCAACAATTTCCTTGGACTGGCAGACTGAAATCTTACCGGGAGATTTAGTTCTTGGTAGATTGGTGGATTGGCCATTAGCAAATCCAAATAAGGTTGGAGAAATTGACATACAAACAATATTGTCATCAGAAGCACAGCTGAGTAGTTTTGGAAAATGTATGTCTATGTTCATATTTGTCATCTCAACATCTTTGTGATCTTTGTAGGTTTCTTGTTGCAATGGTCCAAACTCTATCTCAGTAACACACATTAACTCATGGGCCTTCTTTGTGTAATCATCCCCTTCAGGTAAATGGTCCTTTGTTATGAATGGGTGGTGGAGGGCTTCAGTTGGTGGGatcctctcctctttgtccaatttaaacattttactgaGCAGGTCATGAAATTGTTCCATGTCTATAGATTCCTGATcagatgcaaacattttaaaagctttaaTCAGCTGTTTCAGGTTTGTGGCTGGATACTGGTCAAAGGACATTTCAGGAGTCATCCTAGTCGTTTCCTTGTGCTCCGGCCAAGTTTTGAGTCTCCACTTGGAGTTTTTCTGCACAAAGTACATCGAGGTGAACAATGCGTCATTCAGCAGCTTCTCTGATGGTAGCTCAAAGAAGTGCACAAGCTTCGTCAGGTAGTCAAACTCAGAAAAAGCCTAAGAAATCTGTAACACGGACATATCAAAGCAGAAGGCAGCAGGTCAGGCTCCGCGTGTTGATGAAATGAAATGGGCTGGATCATTTCTCCAGTCATGATTTGTTTGCTGTACTTGGCCACACCAAAATCTATTAGTTTGACTTTGAACAGCTGTTGCATTTGATTCACCAGGATAGTATTGTCTGGTTTGATGTCTGTATGCATGACTCCAACACTCCACAAACCGTGTAGAGCAATCAGGAGCTGCTTTACCATTGGTCGAATTTGGCTTAGCGTAAAAATCTTTGTCTTTTGCATGAGATCGTAGACACTTATATCTAGCATCTCAGACACTGACAGTCATTGTAGTCAACTGTGTCTATCACTTTGAAGAGGTCTAGATGTAGCTCTTTGATACAACCCAGCATCTCCAGCTCTCTGTGGAAGTTCTGTGAGAAGGTCCCATCATCTTCCAGGAGTTTTAAAGCAACAAGTTCCCCTGTTACTCAATCACAGCACTTTGCAACCGTACTGTAGCATCTCTCACTGATGATTCCCAATACTTCGTATTTGCTCTCAGGGATGGTTTGTTGGTCCACATTGAGGAAATCGGTGAATTTCAAAGTTGAAGACATGTTTGCGATAGTGGTTCACAAACTCTAGTGAGTGTGTGCaatctctgtctgtgtctgagtTTAAATGAGCACCAGAGAGCGAGCGTCTCCAGAATATTACCCAATTTTGTAATCGCAgagctttgtgatgtcacctactGTATATGCCTCATTATCTAAACAGAATGGACCCAAACAcatgaaatatgcaaatacatttattattttagattatatatatatatatatatatatatatatatatatatatatatatatatatatatatatatatatatatatatatatatatatatatatagtacacaAATGTGCAACTCTCCAACTTAAACAAAATTGAACATGGCTGCACAAGGACCAAAAGAAAATTAACTTCCGTCAACTTCCCACTTatgtgagcaaaatgtgtcttgctccagtacagatatattgcataattcCATGAAACTAGAGTTCCACACCCTCTGGAAACATTTATGCATAGGGTAAGATGTGAAGCCTAATGCAGACAGGTAAACACTCCACAGCTAAGACTGTAGAGCACAAGGCCCAAATGGTAAATAGTCGTTTTATATAGTcggttttccaccttcaaatcagtcaaagcactttatatcaaggaaccaatcACGCTttcacacacaccagtgtacacagacactgggggaagGTGTGTTAAGTTTTTTTTGCCAGAGAACAAacagtatttattcatttgtgggagctggaaagtGGGTTGTCTCTGTTCTGCAAAGTTCACTTGCTCATGCACTCATCCAAAAAGACGATTTTTTTATCGACACCTGAAGGCACTGCTGCACTTAAAGTTTTCAGAGCAAAGATCTATTAAAAAGATACTTGTTTAAGTTTAGAGTCAGAACATCGTTACAACACATAAGTCAAGTGTCATATAGAATttatgtggagaaaaaaaaacactgttaaaataatacaatagcAACAAAGAGCTAAGTGTAGGCCAGTATCCTCTCTCCGCTCCGACTGCAAGAAATGTTTTGTGCTATTGGAGCGCTCGTAAGacaccagcagatggcagtacTCCAAGTTATAAACTCTAGTGAGATTtcacagaagaagaaaggaCTGCACATCGAGGCATGATTGCAGCCGTACGTATAGATCATGGCACGAGCGCACGCGTAATTACTAACCCTACTCCGGGCAGAAATGAGTGGAGAGCTGCCTGTCCCGGAGCCGCTGGCCCCTCTGGATGAGCTGTAccgctgtgtcctgtctgcggACTGTCCCAGCCTCTCGCCTGCAGACACTGCCTGCTTGTTGCGCTCCTGCCTGGGCGCGCATGGAACCGGAGTGAGTGCGCTTGAGCCCGGGTGCGAGAGTGCCTGCGCCCCCGAGCTCCAGTGTGTGGGCCTGACTGTGCTGGAGCAGCTGCTGTGCCGTCTCACGGTGGGCAGCGGGGGTCCTGAGTTCCACCTGTTTGCTGAGGAGTCTTGGagtctgctccagtctgatGTCGTGGGCGCACTGGTGACCCTTAGATCGTCTATCTCAGTGTCTTTGGAGGAGCTGAAGTTATTGTGAGAGATGTAACTAAATCTCTGTGATGTGTTGTGTTGCAGCTGCAGCTGTTTCACTCTGAGGACCTGCTCGTGTCGCACCtgagtgtgatgtgtgtgtctgcagttGTGCTCCACCAGCTGCACCAGACCGTGAGTACATATCCTCTAACTGTACAGAGTCTAGTCAGATACAGTAATGACTTCTGCATTAGTCCTGTTGTATCTAGAACCTTCGTTGCTGGTGGCCATCCTCTCCCTCAGCGACATAGCTTAGTGGCCATAGAGTCTCTGAAGAGAATACTTCTCCTGTGTTTGTCCAGGGCTTGGTCAGTAGTGAGTGGAGTCAGTGGTGTCACCAGGCCCTTGGCACATCTCCTCATCCCCTCAGTACGGCAGGATCCCTCTGTCCCACTGGCCACCCTGTGGATGCTTGTGTCCGCTCTTTGACAGAGGTCCTCAGACGATTACTGAAAGGAGGACACTACGGTAACCCCTCTCTGCATCCTCACAAATACTGTATTATGAACTGGCTACTaccaaaataaaccaaaatataatttatattgTATACAAGAACTGTACTCCCAATAAATAGGGCTTATCAGATGTAGATTATACAATTTTGAGTGATGACCAAGagcaataattattattattttaacttacATTTCAATTCTACATATTTTTCCTtgccttttttaaatttagtttcTGGATTTCTGAAAGTCGCAATAGCAAGGAAAAGtgaacatttgtgttgtttttcagaGCTTGCAGAGAAGGTTCTGGTGGGATTTGACTGCACCCTGTCAGCCTTCTGCTCTCAGTTGCTAAGTGTGGACACTGGGACTGGTTGTGGAGGTTGGGGGGCCTCTGTGAGCCTGCTGTTGGACCTGCTGGAGGTGCTGTGTGCCTGCAGGAGCTTGTGTGAACAACAGGGGGCAGCTCTGAGCGGACAGTGCCTGCTCTGCCTCTGCACCTCCAAACTGCTGGCCCTATGCTCCAGTCCACTCCTCCAGCCTGAAGTGAGTACAGTAGACATAGATTGCGCTCAAGGTAGAGTAACgtttcttcaaaataatataactcaTGTAGATTACAAATTAGTGACCCAAAAAAAATTCACTCAAGTAAgcgtaaaaatgtatttggaaaaACTACTACTTGGGTATTGAcgtaaaatgcatttaaaatgtatgtatgagtTCATGTAATCAGacagacaaaacataaaataatagatAAGATTAATAGATTCTAGCATTTCCCAAAATGTCACAcaaaaaaattccaaaaatgcacaaatgtctaataataattaaataattataaaaatgtaaagaagacattgtgcttgtgtctgctagatagttataatctatgatgcttgtggatcattgttataattcattttaaattgcattattcatcaaacacgacttaataaaagaaacaagtttgcttACTTCCATGTtacaaaactgcagtgcccagtggCAGCTGATGTttccgtaaacgtcatcacaacaaagagccgagAAGTTGTCAGCACCTcagatggatagctgcacatcacactagtgaacTGCacataatttttcatttgtacaaaaatgacactgccaaatcctacacgtgtcaccaattaagaaaataaaactggagaacaaagtaaagacagagcagtggatGTGTACTGGTGGCTGTGAAAACAGGAACTGATCAGCAAAATGCCATCTTGAAattaagtgattaaagattggaAATACAACTTCGAGTGAGTAAATGGTGCACAACTATAACATGTTAAAAGCTCTGTATAATGGGTAAgtattacttgagtaaatttttGAACAAAAAGTTATTTAAGTTAATGTAACTGAGTGAAAGTAACGGACGACTATCCACCCTACCAAGTAAGAGCAAcgttacactgtcaaatatcTTATTAAGTAGGAGTGCAAATATGCAACCTGAAAAAAGCTAATCAAGTGactgtaaatgagtaaatgtaatGTACCCACCTCTTGCTCCAGCCTGCGGTCAGACGGAGAGTGCTGGTTCTCCTGAAGAAGGCACTGGTGCAGAAGGCAGGGGAGGACTGGACCGGGGGACAGTCGGGGCTCAGGTGCAATGATGTCTCTCTGCTGGCCAATAGCGTGCTGCGGGTGGCTGCCGGGGGCGGGCTGAAGGGAGTGCGTGTGGAGGGGGAGTCCTTTTTTGGGGGGACAGTCGGGTCAGGCCCTTCTGTGGACAACGTGACCCTCAGGGCGTTGTGCCTGGTCCTGCTCAAAGCCATGGAGCTGCAGTGTCAACCCAGTCAACTAGGTACTGgaaattttttttaagtacataTGACAGACTTTCATGTTTACATGTTACAtgagttaagtggcagtttgtggaaggaaatgaaaagaaaagtacaagtgTCGGAAGTAGTGCTCAGTTCTAAAAGCGAATTCCTCTACCTGTGTCATCAAGactaaaaaaatccatccaaaatgcagggacaatttacacacaaggaacaAATTTACATTACGTTAAGGCCACCGCTAGTCCATACATTACAAACAGCAGTGTCTTGTGTATTCTGGGTTAGTATTACAGAGTACCTATATTTTGGACTTTTCTTCTCAtgttttttcccccacaaattgccacttaactgatgtaaaactatgataattTAACACaggcactatcccaccaaatcacataataattttaaaaacatgaaaacctgtcctATGcacttttaacatatttttgttacatttgagTTGTCCACATGATGTCATCCTGCTGTAAAAAGATGTTATTTGCTCTACTACAGTTTCCCATGCAGAGCTAGTTCCTTTCCACCTGTGCCTCCAGAGCCTGTGGGATGTCCTGCCTGCGGACCCTGTGGCGCACCCCTCAGGACAGCCTCATCACTGCTGCTCCAGGCTGAGCTCTGTGTTTGGAGAGCAGGATGACGACATGATTGAAGCAGCCAAGGCTCTACTCAGCATTTTTCTGCACCATAGGTTTGTATGACACCTCTCTGTACAAACACAAAGACTACAGATGACATTTCAACAACGTGACATATATAAAACCTCACAAGTGGGTTTTATATATGtcaattgtgtccattcaaattaattgtaatttaaatggacacaattagcaaattgcaaagactgcaattttttgaaatatattttcttcCACCTGACCAGCTTGTCTTTTTTCTGcttaaaactgctaaccctgtagttaagAAATATAtgcgattcttgtattagtttgaaaTAGGACTCTGAACTAACAGATTTTGTCAATTGACTTGGACACTTTTAAAAGGTGAAACTTGagcagaatcctattattaacaCATATTGCAAATGTATTCGCAATctcaatgtttgtcagaaattgcaatttcatattttttccaaaatgttCAACTCTAAAAATGGGTATTCATTTTGATAGTTGGTTTATCTTCAAAGAATTACAAAGGCACTGGTgcgcatgttttttttagcctACAAGTACAATTTTTTACAAAGCGTAAGGTACTCTAATAGAACGGACatttcaaaatgacaatgcaACCATTCAAATAGCACTAGTAGTGAAAaccaatttaaatattttttaa from Periophthalmus magnuspinnatus isolate fPerMag1 chromosome 3, fPerMag1.2.pri, whole genome shotgun sequence includes:
- the lins1 gene encoding protein Lines homolog 1, which encodes MSGELPVPEPLAPLDELYRCVLSADCPSLSPADTACLLRSCLGAHGTGVSALEPGCESACAPELQCVGLTVLEQLLCRLTVGSGGPEFHLFAEESWSLLQSDVVGALLQLFHSEDLLVSHLSVMCVSAVVLHQLHQTGLVSSEWSQWCHQALGTSPHPLSTAGSLCPTGHPVDACVRSLTEVLRRLLKGGHYELAEKVLVGFDCTLSAFCSQLLSVDTGTGCGGWGASVSLLLDLLEVLCACRSLCEQQGAALSGQCLLCLCTSKLLALCSSPLLQPEPAVRRRVLVLLKKALVQKAGEDWTGGQSGLRCNDVSLLANSVLRVAAGGGLKGVRVEGESFFGGTVGSGPSVDNVTLRALCLVLLKAMELQCQPSQLVSHAELVPFHLCLQSLWDVLPADPVAHPSGQPHHCCSRLSSVFGEQDDDMIEAAKALLSIFLHHRKQEPALSPTPHPLWACSLGLNPHCHFLLLLRSLAFDHRVLLDFLISTETCFLEYFVCYLRLLRTDPEGFSAACSEPRTEWGTRGSERTECAEGVGQNCGVLLVDYSSSGESETEEAEGAVNCGRDQDRGSCWGAAVRCLSLLLELMSRLHSKNLFPYNPSSLMKLLTEAEASLKSVPIKQ